The following are from one region of the Silene latifolia isolate original U9 population chromosome 9, ASM4854445v1, whole genome shotgun sequence genome:
- the LOC141601982 gene encoding uncharacterized protein LOC141601982, with protein MDIVGKLPIAPGEKVFKLAMTNCFSKWIEADSYMQVIEKEVISFIRINIICRYGVPTDIVCDNGTLFVGRKTKAFCAEWNINLVTSTPRYPKANDMTTPKTSTGQTPYSLVNGCKALIPAEVQVPMLRYSLNNIEANNSPMQDNLVLTEKLRDAAKIRTTSFQQAVTRTYNKNVNIRVFREEDLVLRKLFPNKKEKPAGKLAPPWEGPYLIDSIVGQRAYKLQTLKGEIIPRSWNLTHLKLFHV; from the exons atggacatagtgggAAAGCTACCTATAGCTCCAGGCGAGAAAGTATTCAAGTTGGCCATGACTAACtgcttttccaaatggatagaagctgattcatacatgCAGGTTATTGAAAAGGAAGTAATATCATTCATCAGGATAAATATAatctgcagatatggagtccctaCAGATATAGTGTGTGACAATGGCACACTATTTGTTGGGAGAAAGACCAAGGCTTTCTGTGCTGAATGGAACATCAACTTAGTAACCTCGACTCCtagatatccaaaagctaatg acatgaCAACTCCAAAGACCTCAActggccaaacaccttactcatTGGTAAATGGTTGTAAAGCTTTAATCCCTGCAGAAGTACAAGTACCAATGTTAAGATACAGCCTGAATAACATAGAAGCAAACAATAGCCCTATGCAAGACAACCTAGTCCTGACAGAGAAGTTGAGAGATGCTGCGAAAATCAGGACAACATCATTTCAACAAGCAGTAACAAGGACTTATAATAAGAATGTTAATATTAGAGTTTTTAGGGAAGAGGACCTTGTCCTGCGAAAATTATTCCCAAATAAGAAAGAGAAACCAGCTGGTAAATTGGCCCCTCCCTGGGAAGGCCCTTACCTAATAGACTCAATTGTCGGACAACGAGCATACAAGCTCCAAACCTTAAAAGGAGAAATTATTCCAAGGTCTTGGAATTTAACTCATTTAAAACTCTTCCATGTGTAA